Genomic DNA from Methylocystis sp. MJC1:
GATCGAGCCGCGCGTGCTGCTGCTCGACGAGCCCTTCGGCGCGCTCGACGCGCGCGTGCGCAAGGATCTGCGCCGCTGGCTGCGCGAGGTGCACAAGGAGACGGGGCTCACCACGGTTTTCGTTACGCATGACCAGGACGAAGCCATGGAGCTTGCCGATCGCGTCGTCGTGCTGAACGAGGGACGCATCGAACAGATCGGCACGCCCGCCGATCTATATGATCAACCGGCCTCGCCTTTCGTGATCTCCTTCGTCGGCGAAGCGGTGGCGCTTCCTGTCAACGTCGACGCTGGCCATGTGACCTTCGGCGCCAGAACGCTGCATATCGACACGCATGGCCTGCGCAGCGGCCCTGCGCGCGTGTTCTTCCGCCCCGCCGATATTGCCGTTGCGGCAGATGGCGCAGGCGAGTTGGAAGGGCGTGTCGAAAGCCTGCGCCGCACGCCGGCCGGCGTGCGCGCGACGATTGCGATCGACGGCTATGATCAGACGCTCGAAATCGACTCGCCGCTCGACCGGGCGGCGGCGCTCGGCGATCGCGTGCCGCTGTCGCTTGCAAAAGCCCGCATCTTTCCGTCGAGCGACAGAGAGGCAGTCGATTTCGTCGAGGCGGGGGAGGGCATTTGAACGCCTCCTTGGCCGATGTTTCGCAAACGTCACGCGCCCCGCCGGGCGAGTGGAACTCGGATCTCTATCTTAAATTCGAGGAGGAGCGCACACGCGCGGCGCGGGATCTGCTTGCGCGCATCCCATATTGCGAAACGCGGCTCGTCTACGATCTTGGTTGCGGGCCCGGGAACAGCACGGAGCTGCTGACCCGAAGCTTTATGGGCGCCGAGGTCGTGGGCGTCGACAAGTCCGACAATATGCTCGCAGTGGCCCGCGCGCGCGTGCCAAGCGCGCGTTTCATCAAGGAAGACATCGCCAATTGGGCGCCGCCCGCGCGCGCCGACGTCATTTTCGCCAACGCCGCTCTGCATTTCCTTCACGACCATCGAAAGCTGATGGAGGCGTTGCTCGATTCGCTGTCTTCTGGCGGGCGCCTCGCGGTGCAAATGCCCGACAATACGCATGAGTTCTCCCATGCGGCCATGCGCATGGTGGCGGCGGACGGACCTTGGGCCGATCGGCTGGTGCCTGTCGCAAAATCGCTAACGGTGATCGGACAGGCCGACGAATATTATGATCTATTCGCGCCCTTCTGCCGCCACATCGACATTTGGCGGACGGTCTATATCCATCCGCTCGATGGTCCCCAAGGCGTCGTTGATTGGTTTGAAGGTTCGGGGCTTCGGCCATTTTTAGATTTGCTGAATGCGGAAGAGAGCGCCGATTTTCTATCGCGCTACCGCGATCGCCTTGCGCAGGCTTATCCAAGGCAACCGAACGGCAAGGTGCTTCTGCGCTATCCGCGACTCTTCTTCGTGTTGCAAAAATAGCCAACAGCGGCGCTCTTGCAGTGCGCGCGGCGTGCAAGCACGCAATTTGCATTAAATTTTGCCTTGTCGCGAAACGAGCGTCAGCTTAACTGCTGCTTCTTCTTTTCTCCGCGCAGCTCGCCGGCGGGTCGCCAAGTCCAAATGTGACTTTACGGCAACGGTTGAGAATCAAAGTTTACATAGTCTATTAAATCAATAGACACTGGCATTTTGGTGCGGTTTGAATGGCGATCAGGAACGCTGGCGAGGTGTGGCGCCGGCCTGGACCATGCAGTTGAAGGACGAGGGGTGGGGATGTTGAATTTGCAGCGGCAGTTGAAGCTTGGCGTCGCGGTTGCGGCGCTTATGGCGATCGCGCCCGCTTGGGCTTTTGCCCAAGAAAAGGCCGCCGCCAACGCGGTCGAAACGAAAAGCCAAGAGACAAAAAAGAAGGGGGCAAAGGCGGACAAATCACTGAAGCCAGCTGTTGGTCAGTCCGCCGAAGCCAAGCCCCAAGAGCCGAAAAGCTACTATGTGCCCACGCGCGCCTATCGTCTGGAGCCGCAGCCCGACATCCCGCCCTACGTGCGCAACCTTGGGAAGACCTATAAGGAATTCGAGGGAATCGACTGGCTGAACGTCGGCCTCGATTCGCGCGTGCGCTTCGAGTATCGCCAGAACGACTACCGGCCCTGGACCGACACGACGCAAAACCCGCCGTCGTCCCAACGTAAATACTATCCCAACTCGCTCTGGTTGTCGCGCACGCGCGTCTATCTCGGCGTCCAGAATATTCTCGACCCGTTCCGCGCCGTCGTCGAATTCCAGGATTCGCGCGCTTTCAACAGCATCTATCAGTATCAGGGTCAGGAGATAAACCAGACCGATCTGATCTCGGCCTATGGCGAGCTTTACTTCAAGGACGCCTTCGGCAAGGACGATCGCGGCAACGACCGTCCCTTGGTTGCGCGCGCCGGCCGCTTCCATTTCGAACTGCTCGACCGTCGTCTGATCGCGGAAAACGAGTTCCGTAACACGACGAATAATTTTGACGGCTTTCGCATCAAGATCGGCAAGAAGGACAACGACTGGGATCTCGACAGCTTCCTGGTGCGCCCGGTCATCCGTAACCCTTACGAGTTCGACCGGCCCGACTGGCAGAACTGGATTTACGGCAGCGTGCTCAGCATTCGCCGTTGGTCGGAATATGCGACGATTCAGCCGTACTTCCTCGGTCGCAAGCAATTCGCCGACCCCTTCAACACATCGAATGCGCTCAAGGTCGCGCGCGAGACCTACGCCCCGGGCGTGCGCATTTACGGTGTGCTCGGCAATTTCGACTATGATTTCGACATCAACAAGCAGCTCGGCTACACGGGCGAGTTCGCGCCGATTGGTTCGAATACGACTGCCGTGCAGAGGACGGTGCAACTGGACGCCATCGCCTATGGCGTCGAGGCGGGCTATACATTCGCTGATCATCCTTGGAAGCCGCGCGTCAGCCTCGTTTACACATATGGCTCCGGCGACAAGAGCCCCTATAGCAGCGTCAGCCAGAACTTCGATATTTTCTACGGCTTCAACCAGCCTTTCTCTCGTAACGACTATATGGCGTGGAACAATCTGAAGGCGCCCAAGGCGCGCCTCGAGTTCACGCCAGCCAAAAACCTGCAGATCGACACCGCCTTCAGCGCCTATTGGCTGGCAAGCGCCGCCGGGCCGTGGGAGCGCGCCAATCTCTCTGCGCCGCTGGGCAACAGAGGGACTTTCGTCGGCACGGAGTTCGACATCCGCGCCCGCTACAAGCTTTCCCAGTTCATCAATCTGTCGGCGAGCTACGCCCGATTCTGGCCGGGCTCATTTACGTCGAGCTTCGCGCAGGCGGTGGCGCTGCAGCCCTATTATCCGCAGTCTTTCCCCGGTCAGACGGGGACGACGAACGGGCTGACGGCGAAGCCGACCGACTTCTTCTACCTCGAAGCGAGTGTGAACGCCTTTGGCGACGGCAACCCGATCACAAAGGATCCGGTGTCGCAGTTCAAAGAGAGCTTTGGGCAGGCGAAAGCGCCGAGCTGGCGCGACGTCTATGTCGGTCTGAACGCGGGCGGGGCGTGGTCGAGCCCGTTCTGGAATGGCGCTGTCTATCCCATCAGCAATGCGGCCGCGAGCACGCCCGTGGCGCTCGCCTCGACGATGCCCGCCGGCAGTAGCAATCTTGCCGGCTTCGTCGGCGGCCTCCATCTCGGCACGAACTGGAAATTCGACAACAACGTCGTCGCGGGCCTGGAGGCGGATCTTCACGGGGTCTCCGGCAATACGGCGATGAAGTGGCAGGCGAACTGGGTCCCCGTCGGCTTGAACGCTTTCATCAACTATGACCAGCGCACGGCGACGCTCAACTATCTCGGCACGATCCGCGGCCGGCTTGGCTATCTGGTGACGCCCACCGTTCAGCTCTACGGCACGGGCGGCATGGCCTATGGCGGCGTGACCTCCAATACGGCGCTGTTCACGCGGCGCGCGGCGGGCACGAATATCACCAATGCCACGGCGACGTTCGACGATTCGCGCATTGGTTGGACGGCGGGCGGCGGCGTGGAGTGGATGTTCATGCCGAATTGGTCGGCGAAGGCCGAGTATCTTCGTTACGACCTTGGATCAGTCTACGCCCGCGGCGCCGCCGTTCAGCCTAACGGCTTCTATGCCGTGGCAACGAATACGCGCACAACATTCGACGGAAATCTCATCCAGGCTGGGATCAGCCGGCATTTCGATATGCTGGCCAAAGATTGAGCTGGGCGCGCTGACAGCGATCTAGAAAAGGCCCGCGGGAGCTCTCGCGGACCTATTTTTGGCTTCAGCCATATCTGCGATCGGCAAGACGGCGGCTTCGGTGACGCGAAGAGGGGGCGTCAGCTCGAGCCCAGGAAGAGCTGCCGATCCTTCTCGAACATTTTTTGAGCCAGCGCGAAATCGTCTGGCCGGCCGATATCGAGCCAAACGCAATCGTCCTGGAAGCAGCGGATGTCTTTTCCCGCCATTTGCATTCGCAGTAAAAGCTGCGGCATATCGAGATGCTCGTTCGCCTGCAGATGCGGCCTGACAGCATTCGCGTTGAGAATGTAAATGCCCATGCTGATCAGATAGCTGTCCTGTGGCTTTTCGTAATAGGCGATCATTCGGCGCTCGCCGTCGACCTCGACAAGGCCGAATTCGTGCTTGACGTTGCGTTGGAAGACGCCGACGGAAGCATCCGCCCCTGTCTCCCGATGCTGCCGCACCATG
This window encodes:
- the tam gene encoding trans-aconitate 2-methyltransferase — encoded protein: MNASLADVSQTSRAPPGEWNSDLYLKFEEERTRAARDLLARIPYCETRLVYDLGCGPGNSTELLTRSFMGAEVVGVDKSDNMLAVARARVPSARFIKEDIANWAPPARADVIFANAALHFLHDHRKLMEALLDSLSSGGRLAVQMPDNTHEFSHAAMRMVAADGPWADRLVPVAKSLTVIGQADEYYDLFAPFCRHIDIWRTVYIHPLDGPQGVVDWFEGSGLRPFLDLLNAEESADFLSRYRDRLAQAYPRQPNGKVLLRYPRLFFVLQK
- a CDS encoding alginate export family protein — protein: MRFEWRSGTLARCGAGLDHAVEGRGVGMLNLQRQLKLGVAVAALMAIAPAWAFAQEKAAANAVETKSQETKKKGAKADKSLKPAVGQSAEAKPQEPKSYYVPTRAYRLEPQPDIPPYVRNLGKTYKEFEGIDWLNVGLDSRVRFEYRQNDYRPWTDTTQNPPSSQRKYYPNSLWLSRTRVYLGVQNILDPFRAVVEFQDSRAFNSIYQYQGQEINQTDLISAYGELYFKDAFGKDDRGNDRPLVARAGRFHFELLDRRLIAENEFRNTTNNFDGFRIKIGKKDNDWDLDSFLVRPVIRNPYEFDRPDWQNWIYGSVLSIRRWSEYATIQPYFLGRKQFADPFNTSNALKVARETYAPGVRIYGVLGNFDYDFDINKQLGYTGEFAPIGSNTTAVQRTVQLDAIAYGVEAGYTFADHPWKPRVSLVYTYGSGDKSPYSSVSQNFDIFYGFNQPFSRNDYMAWNNLKAPKARLEFTPAKNLQIDTAFSAYWLASAAGPWERANLSAPLGNRGTFVGTEFDIRARYKLSQFINLSASYARFWPGSFTSSFAQAVALQPYYPQSFPGQTGTTNGLTAKPTDFFYLEASVNAFGDGNPITKDPVSQFKESFGQAKAPSWRDVYVGLNAGGAWSSPFWNGAVYPISNAAASTPVALASTMPAGSSNLAGFVGGLHLGTNWKFDNNVVAGLEADLHGVSGNTAMKWQANWVPVGLNAFINYDQRTATLNYLGTIRGRLGYLVTPTVQLYGTGGMAYGGVTSNTALFTRRAAGTNITNATATFDDSRIGWTAGGGVEWMFMPNWSAKAEYLRYDLGSVYARGAAVQPNGFYAVATNTRTTFDGNLIQAGISRHFDMLAKD
- a CDS encoding sulfate/molybdate ABC transporter ATP-binding protein; protein product: MSKQGFAIRVEDVAQDFGAFAALRDVSLDIQPGELVALLGPSGSGKTTLLRVIAGLNAPDRGHVYFDGEDATNLPVQDRRVGFVFQNYALFKHMTVADNIAYGLKVRPRRSRPSRSEIAARAEELLKFVQLEGLGGRYPAQLSGGQRQRVALARALAIEPRVLLLDEPFGALDARVRKDLRRWLREVHKETGLTTVFVTHDQDEAMELADRVVVLNEGRIEQIGTPADLYDQPASPFVISFVGEAVALPVNVDAGHVTFGARTLHIDTHGLRSGPARVFFRPADIAVAADGAGELEGRVESLRRTPAGVRATIAIDGYDQTLEIDSPLDRAAALGDRVPLSLAKARIFPSSDREAVDFVEAGEGI